Proteins encoded by one window of Desulfovibrio ferrophilus:
- a CDS encoding TolC family protein translates to MKKICFAIAICVAMSVATVGTVQAKTLGELLPEMLTQHERLKAAQDTEEAGLERYKASKTAWYPKLNFSGDVAREVTDYNNAASVSLTRNIVKFRGTQNIWDAGLVDGGIKGNEGMYKQAEQTKTFTRQGLLLEGANAYLQLMKAVRTLEYALQSEENIMRQTGIEESLVEKGAGLSSDVLQAKAQLAEVAALRVVNEGQLENARSRFKAVFGFSPDDALITSFSYPNAPYAQVPGTVDEAINVSFQKNPSILISQSMVETADGSVETALASFYPHFNAFAEYWRKENDGGQKDTVKWEQRLGVEFNYNFYNGGGDTATLAASRKDRSAAVNTVLDVERTIEEQVRVAWQNLITARSKAEWFRNQAVISEEFLELARKERKLGNRSLLDVLSAEVNLNSARSGAITAEVDQMIQAYTLMHAMGQLELDLFPAQ, encoded by the coding sequence TTGAAGAAAATTTGTTTTGCCATAGCAATCTGCGTTGCAATGTCCGTGGCTACCGTAGGGACGGTTCAGGCCAAGACCCTAGGCGAATTGCTGCCGGAAATGCTGACTCAGCATGAGCGCCTCAAAGCGGCGCAGGACACTGAGGAAGCCGGTCTGGAGCGCTACAAGGCCTCGAAAACGGCTTGGTATCCCAAACTCAATTTCAGTGGTGACGTAGCCCGTGAAGTGACGGACTACAATAACGCCGCCTCCGTTTCCCTGACCCGCAATATCGTGAAGTTCCGTGGTACCCAGAACATCTGGGACGCGGGCTTGGTCGATGGTGGGATCAAAGGCAACGAAGGTATGTACAAGCAGGCCGAACAGACTAAGACCTTTACCCGCCAGGGACTGCTTCTTGAGGGAGCCAACGCTTATCTACAGCTGATGAAGGCTGTGCGTACCCTTGAATACGCCCTTCAGTCCGAAGAAAATATCATGCGCCAGACAGGTATCGAGGAATCCCTCGTGGAGAAGGGCGCCGGCCTGTCTTCCGATGTCCTTCAGGCCAAGGCCCAGCTGGCCGAGGTCGCAGCGTTGCGTGTTGTCAACGAGGGGCAACTGGAAAATGCCCGCAGCCGATTCAAGGCCGTGTTTGGTTTCAGCCCGGACGATGCCCTGATCACTTCGTTTAGCTATCCCAACGCTCCTTATGCTCAGGTTCCCGGAACCGTGGACGAGGCGATCAATGTCTCCTTCCAGAAGAATCCGAGCATCCTCATTTCCCAGAGCATGGTCGAAACCGCCGATGGTTCCGTCGAGACCGCATTGGCGAGCTTCTACCCGCACTTCAATGCCTTCGCCGAATACTGGCGCAAGGAGAACGATGGTGGGCAGAAGGACACCGTCAAGTGGGAGCAGCGTTTGGGTGTCGAGTTTAATTACAATTTCTATAATGGCGGCGGCGACACGGCCACCTTGGCGGCTTCGCGCAAGGACCGTTCTGCTGCGGTGAACACCGTACTGGATGTTGAGCGGACCATCGAAGAGCAGGTGCGCGTTGCCTGGCAGAATCTAATCACTGCCCGCTCCAAGGCTGAATGGTTCAGAAACCAGGCCGTGATCTCCGAGGAATTCCTGGAGTTGGCACGCAAGGAGCGCAAGCTTGGCAATCGCTCTCTGCTGGATGTTCTTTCTGCGGAAGTGAATCTGAATTCTGCCCGCAGTGGTGCCATTACTGCCGAAGTGGATCAGATGATCCAGGCGTACACGCTGATGCACGCCATGGGGCAGCTCGAACTCGACTTGTTCCCGGCTCAGTAG
- a CDS encoding glucokinase → MTKILAADIGGTNSRFAVFEGREGSLEMETSVWFSTTDAADFGHLLILLEDSDFPLRPCDADYVALAVAGPVLGGNSCNPPNIAWEVDLSEAREKYGFSRYILINDFAAQAFAVRTAVMGKALDILPGQPDEQSVVGVIGAGTGLGKAALVPDGRGRWLALSTEGGHSLFPFSGRREFDFQRFMMERCDRQQIIGDLVLSGGGLSSIHAFHTGDELAPAEVVAAFDRHPEVLEWAARFYGRACRHLALDLMATGGIVVSGGVAAKATELVEHDSFGAEFRNSETHRDLLAGIPVRLNRCEDSGLWGAAFSAWQQCVA, encoded by the coding sequence ATGACGAAGATTCTTGCTGCTGATATTGGTGGCACCAATAGTCGTTTTGCCGTGTTTGAGGGGCGGGAAGGATCTCTCGAAATGGAAACCTCGGTCTGGTTTTCCACCACCGATGCTGCCGACTTCGGGCACCTGTTGATTCTTCTGGAAGACAGTGATTTTCCCTTGCGGCCCTGCGATGCCGATTATGTGGCCCTGGCAGTGGCTGGCCCGGTGCTCGGGGGCAACTCTTGCAATCCTCCCAATATCGCGTGGGAAGTGGACCTCTCGGAAGCTCGGGAGAAGTACGGCTTTTCGCGTTACATTCTGATCAATGATTTTGCGGCCCAGGCCTTTGCCGTGCGCACAGCGGTGATGGGCAAGGCTCTGGATATTCTGCCAGGACAACCTGACGAACAGAGCGTTGTGGGAGTGATCGGTGCTGGCACGGGACTTGGCAAAGCAGCCCTTGTACCGGATGGACGGGGCCGCTGGCTGGCTCTGTCCACCGAAGGCGGTCATAGCTTGTTCCCTTTCTCTGGTCGTAGGGAGTTCGATTTTCAGCGTTTCATGATGGAACGTTGTGACCGCCAGCAGATTATTGGGGATTTGGTCCTGTCCGGGGGCGGCTTGTCCTCGATTCATGCCTTCCATACTGGTGATGAGCTTGCCCCCGCTGAGGTTGTGGCTGCATTTGATCGTCATCCCGAAGTTCTGGAGTGGGCGGCCCGGTTCTATGGCAGGGCCTGCCGCCATCTGGCCCTTGATTTGATGGCCACGGGCGGGATTGTCGTCAGCGGAGGAGTTGCCGCCAAGGCCACGGAGCTAGTTGAACATGATTCCTTTGGGGCCGAATTCAGAAATTCGGAAACCCATCGGGATTTGTTGGCCGGGATTCCGGTGCGTCTGAACAGGTGCGAGGATTCCGGTCTGTGGGGGGCGGCTTTTTCGGCTTGGCAGCAATGCGTTGCTTAA
- a CDS encoding transporter substrate-binding domain-containing protein, whose amino-acid sequence MKRLICAAVAAFVVAAAVLAPAAAWAANDRKVVFAFDRKFMPFSYVRNQVPTGFEVELFTAVLEGSGLGIEYKPMRDWERAQAELSGGLIQVAAGMTKTPLREKVFIFPETPTMTLDLKFFANQTSNYTHVGQLRGQTIAAIRDSLYQRLLQEFGGVKIKLYEDGEQALKAVLSGDAAAYFGTDKIARDIIARKNMKNLVVIGSTVRSVPVYYALYKGETGLRDLMDRGLKRLMVNGEYDRIYRKWFVPEMTTSDMGRLVAEAKKVLPMAYAPHSGKPEAAAVLTRSGAVFVGANIENAAPGAGIGALEVALTKAVSAGQLQIYAAVKISRTGLVLPPSAAERQLLWEYGRSVLVLLEPNRGEYEAWSLPKLLPFPDRMPGMPGS is encoded by the coding sequence ATGAAACGTTTGATTTGTGCCGCCGTTGCTGCCTTTGTCGTAGCCGCTGCCGTACTTGCCCCCGCAGCGGCCTGGGCCGCCAACGATCGCAAGGTTGTCTTTGCCTTTGATCGTAAGTTCATGCCGTTTTCCTATGTTCGGAATCAGGTCCCCACCGGGTTTGAGGTGGAACTATTTACGGCTGTACTCGAAGGCTCTGGCCTGGGCATCGAATACAAGCCTATGCGTGATTGGGAACGGGCTCAGGCGGAATTGTCCGGAGGGTTGATTCAGGTCGCGGCGGGCATGACCAAGACTCCGCTTCGGGAGAAGGTGTTCATCTTCCCCGAGACCCCCACCATGACTCTGGATCTCAAGTTCTTTGCCAATCAGACCTCCAATTATACCCACGTGGGCCAACTCAGGGGCCAGACCATCGCCGCCATTCGTGATTCACTCTATCAGCGCCTGCTTCAGGAATTTGGTGGCGTGAAGATCAAACTCTATGAGGACGGCGAGCAAGCCCTGAAAGCGGTGCTGTCGGGCGATGCCGCTGCATATTTCGGTACCGACAAGATCGCCCGCGACATCATTGCTCGCAAGAACATGAAAAATCTGGTGGTTATCGGCTCCACGGTTCGTTCCGTGCCAGTCTACTATGCCCTCTACAAGGGGGAGACCGGGCTGCGCGATCTCATGGACAGGGGGCTCAAGCGACTGATGGTCAACGGTGAATATGACCGCATTTACCGCAAGTGGTTTGTGCCCGAGATGACCACCTCGGACATGGGCCGCCTGGTGGCCGAGGCCAAGAAGGTCCTGCCCATGGCTTATGCGCCGCACAGCGGGAAGCCCGAGGCCGCTGCCGTACTCACACGTTCGGGAGCTGTTTTCGTTGGAGCCAATATCGAGAATGCAGCCCCCGGTGCAGGAATAGGGGCTCTGGAAGTGGCTTTGACCAAGGCTGTTTCCGCCGGACAGCTCCAGATCTATGCGGCCGTGAAGATTTCGCGGACCGGGTTGGTCCTGCCGCCTTCGGCCGCTGAACGCCAGCTCCTGTGGGAGTACGGTCGGAGCGTGCTTGTTCTGCTGGAACCCAACCGTGGTGAATACGAGGCCTGGTCACTGCCCAAACTGCTGCCGTTCCCGGACAGAATGCCCGGAATGCCTGGGTCCTGA